In the genome of Dermatobacter hominis, the window GGCGCGAACCCGAACCCGGTTCGTGGGTCCGACGGGGAGGGCGCGACACTTTCCCGGTGACCGAACCCTCCCCCGACTCCCCGACGGTCGAGCGCTCGCCGATCGCGGTCCACTGGTTCCTCCCCACCGGCGGCGACAGCCGCGACGTCGTGCCGAGCTCGCCCCAGGGCTCGCGCGCACCGTCGCACTCGTACCTGGCCCAGATCGCCACCGCGTGCGACCAGCTCGGGTTCGATGCCGTGCTGACCCCGTGCGGCACCGGCTGCGAGGACGCCTGGATCTCGACCGCCTCGCTGATCCCGCTGACGCAGCGGCTGCGGTTCCTCGTCGCCTTCCGGCCCGGGCTCCTGAACCCGACGCAGGCCGCGCAGATGGCAGCGACGTACCAGCAGATGTCGGGCGGCCGCCTGCTCGTGAACATCGTGATCGGCGCCGAGCCGAGCGAGCTCGCCCGCTTCGGCGACTTCCGGCCCAAGGACGACCGCTACCGCCGCGCCGGCGAGTTCCTGACGATCCTGCGCGGGGCGCTCATGTCGGAGTCGTTCGACTTCGAGGGCGAGTTCTACCGGGTCGAGCGGGCCACCACCCGCAACTCCCCCGTCACCCCGCCGGCGATCTTCTTCGGCGGGGCGTCCGACGCCGCCGAGCAGGTCGCGGCGCGCCACGTCGACACCTACCTCGCGTGGGGCGAGCCGCCCGAGATGGTGGCGCAGCGCGTCGAGCGCATGCGGGCCCTGGCCGCCGAGGCCGACCGCCCGAGCGACCGACCGCTCGAGTTCGGCATCCGCTTCCACGTGATCACCCGCGACACCGCGGACGAGGCGTGGGACGAGGCCGCCCGCCTGCTGCGGGGCATGGACCCCGAGGCCGTCGCCGCCGCACGGGCCGACTTCGCCGCCACCGCCTCGGTCGGCCAGCAGCGAATGGCCGAGCTGCACCAGGGCACCGACGGCGTGCCCGACGACCCCCGGGCGCTCGAGATCTCGCCCAACCTCTGGGCCGGCGTGGGCCTGGTGCGCGGCGGCGCCGGCACGGTGCTCGTCGGCAGCCACCAGGAGGTCGCCGACCGGATCGAGGAGTACCACCGGATCGGCTTCCGGGAGTTCATCCTGTCCGGCTACCCGCACCTCGAGGAGGCCTGGCGGGTCGGCGACGGGCTGCTGCCCGAGCTCCGCTCCCGCGGTCTGCTCGGCCCCGCGCCCGACGTCGCCGCGGAGAAGGTGTTCACGTTCCGATGAGCGGCGACGGCCCGACCGGCGATCGGCTCCGCGTGGGCCTGCTGCTCTGCGACCACCTCGACCCCGGTCCGGCGGCGGTGGCGGGCGACTACACCGAGCTGTACCCCGCGGCCTTCGCCCCCCACGGGCTCGACATCCGGATCTACGAGGCCACGGCGGGCGAGCTCCCGGCCGACCTCGACGAGTGCGACGCCTGGATGACCTCCGGGTCACGGCGCTCCGCGTACGAGGACGAGGGCTGGATCCACGACGTCCGGGACCTCATCGCCCGACTGGCCGAGGAGCGCCGACCGCACGCCGGGATCTGCTTCGGCCACCAGCTGACCGCGCTGGCGCTGGGCGGCGACGTCGAGCGGGCCGACGTCGGCTGGGGCGTCGGCGGACGGACCTTCGACGTCGTGGCGCCGGCGCCGTGGATGGACGACGTCGACCGCTTCACCATCCTGATGAGCCACCGCGACCAGGTGACCCGGATGCCCGACGGCGCCGAGCTGGTCGCCACGGCCGACTACTGCCCGGTCGGCGCCTACCGGCTCGACGACCACGTCTTCTGCGTGCAGGGCCACCCGGAGTTCGTCCCGGGGCTGTCGGCGACGCTGATGGAGATGCGCCGCGAGGTGATCGGGCCCGAGGTCGTCGACGCCGGCCTCGCGTCGCTCGCGCCGCCCGCTCCCGAGCTCGACCAAGACCGCGTGGCCGGCTGGATCGCCCGCTTCTACCGCCAGGCCCTCGACCGCAGCTGAGCCCAGGCGGCCGCTCAAGCGCCCACCGCCGGGGCGCCACCGCTGCGAAATCCGTCGATCAGAGCCCTTCCCACGACGATTCCCTTGCCGACGTCGCTCGGCCTCGCCACAATCGGGCGCATGCCGGACCAGCTCGTGGACGAGATCGACGCGGAGCTGATCCGCCACCTCCAGGTCGACGGCCGTCGGCCCTACACGCAGCTGGCCAAGGAGGTCGGGCTGTCCGAGGCCGCCGTCCGCCAGCGGGTCCAGCGGCTGCTCGAGCACGGGGTGATGCAGATCGTGGCCGTCACGGACCCGCTGCAGCTCGGGCTGCTCCGCCAGGCCATGGTGCTGATCAAGGTCGAGGGCGACGTGCGCGAGGTCGCCGCCCAGCTGGAGAAGTTCGAGGAGGTCGACTACCTCGTGCTCACGGCCGGCACCGTCGACATCCTCGCCGAGGTGTTCGTTCCCGACGACCAGGCGCTGCTCAGCCTGCTGAACGACCGGATCCGCAAGGTGCCCGGCGTCGTCGGGACCGAATCGGTCATCTACCTGCAGCTCACCAAGCAGACCTACACCTGGAACGTGCCCTGACGTCGCAGCGGGTGCCGCTGCGGGCACCGGGCCCCCTCGTCGGGGCGCGCGCCTGCACCTAACATCGCCGACATGCCGTCAGCGGAGGGCCCGGAGGAGGGCGTGGTCGAGCGGGACGAGCTGACCGACCTCGAGTCGGTCGAGCTGGCGTCCCAGCTCGCCGAACCGGCCCGCACCCCCACCCGGGCGCTCGTCCCCGTCCCCAGCACCGACGTCGAGCCCGACGACGGGGAGGGGCCCGACGTCCGCATGTCCGACGTCGACGAGTGGGGTCGGTCCGAGAACATGCGGGCGCTGGCCCGGCGGCTCTACGACCCGATCTACCGCCAGTGGTTCCGGGCCGAGTGGGACGGGCTCGAGAAGATCCCGACCGAGGGCGGCGCGCTGCTCGTCGCCAACCACGCCGCCGCCATCCCCTCGGATGCGCCGGTGATCATGCACGGCATCGAGGAGGAGCTCGGGCGACCGGTGTACGGGCTCGCCGACAACCTGTTCCGGCGCATCCCGGTCGTGGGCACGCTGTGGTCGCGCCTCGGCGGCGTGCCCGGCCACCCCGACAACGCCTACCGGCTGCTCGCCGAGCAGGGGCAGCTCGTGCTCGACTTCCCCGAGGGCGTCAAGGGTCCGGCCAAGACCTGGAACGAGCGGTACCAGCTGCGGCGGTTCGGCCGCGGCGGCTTCGTCGAGATCGCCATGCGCGCCGGCGTCCCCGTCGTGCCGATCGCCGTGGTCGGCGCCGAGGAGTCGATGCCGACGCTCGTCCGCGTCCCGCACCTCGCCTCGGTCATCGGCATCCCCTACGCACCCGTCACCGCCAACATGTTGATGTTCGGCCCGGCGGGGGTCGCCGTCTACCTGCCGGCCAAGTTCAAGCTGCGCGTCCTCGACCCCGTGCACTTCGACGTGCCGCCCGACCAGGACCGCTACTCCCGGTCCCGGGTCATGGACGAGTCCGAGGCGATCCGCGACCGCATCCAGGCCGCCCTCTACGACATGCTGCGCCAGCGGCGCTCGGTCTGGTTCGGATGAGCCTCGACCGCGGGCGCACGCGCCCGAGCCGCGTGCTCGTCACCGGGCTGGGCACCTTCTGGGGCGGCCGCGTCGCGCAGGCGCTCGAGACCGACGAGAACGTCGACGTGATCGTCGGGCTCGACACCACCGAGCCGACCGTCGAGCTCGAGCGCACCGAGTACGTGCGGGTCGACGCCAACTACTCGATCCTCGCCCGCATCGTGCGGGCCGCGCAGATCGACACGATCATCCACACGTTCCTGGTGGTCGACCCGACGCAGATGTCGCAGCGGGCCACGCACGAGATCAACGTGATCGGCACGATGAACCTGTTCGCCGCCGCGTCCGCGCCGTCGTCGACGGTCCGCTCGGTGATCGTGAAGTCCTCGACGATGGTCTACGGCTGCTCGGCCGCGGACCCCATCTGGTTCACCGAGAGCTCGGCCCGCTCGGGCGTGCCCCGCACCCCGGTCGAGCGCTCGCTCGACGCGGTCGAGGGCTACGTGCGCGACTTCGCCGAGGACAACCCGCACGTGAACGTCGCGCTCCTGCGGTTCTCGAACGTGATCGGCGCCGACATCGAGACCCCGCTCACCCGCGCGCTCGACCTGCCGTTCGTGCCGTCACTCGCCGGCTTCGACCCGCGGTTCCAGTTCGTCCACGAGGACGACGTGATCCGCTCGATCCTCTTCGCCCTCGACCACGACCTACCCGGCGTCTACAACGTCGCCGGCGACGGGCTGCTGCCGTGGTCCGAGGTGGCGGCCATCTGCGGCAAGCGCACGATCGCCCTCCCGCCGTACGGCACCGGGCTGCTCACCGCGCCGCTCGCCCGGCTCGGGATCGTCGACCTGCCCGAGGAGTACCGGTTGCTCCTCCGCTACGGCCGCGGCGTCGACAACCGCCGACTGAAGGACCTCGGCTTCCGCTACGAGTACACGTCGGCCGAGGCGGTGCGGGCGTTCATCGAGGCGGTGCGGCTGCGACGCACCGTCGGCGACGCCGCGCCGGTGTACCGCTACGAGCGCGACGTCGAGCAGTTCTTCCGGCACTCCCCCGCCGTCGTCCGCGACTGACCGTCCGTCGGGTCCGGTGCGCGAGGGCCGGCGCACCCGTCGAGCGCGGGCGTGCCCGTCGAGCGCGGGCGTGCCCGTCGAGCGCCGGCGTGCCCGCTCTGTTCGTCGGGATCGACGCTCCAGCGTCGATCCGGTGGAACAGAGCGGGCGAGGGCCGGGACCGACGGGACCCGACGGGACCGGTGGTCAGCCGGACGTCGTCGAGGCCGCGGCCGCGACCGTGTCGCGGGCGAGGCGCTCCACGTCGTCCCGGATCCCCGCCCAGGTGTAGTGCTCGTCGAAGAGCACGCGGCCCTCGTCGGCGAGGTGCTGGCGGAGCTCGCCGTCGGCGACGAGACGCAGGACGGCGCCGGCGAACGTCGTGGCGTCGTCGGCCATCAGCGCGGTCCGACCGTCCTCGACGGCGATCCCCTCGGAGCCGACCGTCGTCGTGACGATCGGGAGGTGGTTGGCGAGCGCCTCGATCACCTTGAGTCGCGTGCCCGCCCCGACCCGGATGGGCACGATCGACACGTCGGCCCGGTCGAGCTCGGCCTGCAGGTCCGCCACCGTGCCGAGCAGCTCGACGCCCTCGGCGTGGGCCTCGGACCCGAGGGCCTCGGCGCCGCGGCCGACCACGTGCACGACCACGTCGGGGCGGCCGGCCCGCACGATCGGCCACACCTCGCGCAGGAACCAGCTCATCGCCTCGGTGTTGGGCTCGTAGTCGAGCGCCCCGACGAACAGCAGGACCGGGACGTCGCCCCTCAGCTCGGTGCGGTCGCTGCGGACCTCGACGGGCGGCTCGGCCCCGTTCGGCACCACGACCGCGTTGGCGCACCCGCTGCGCGCGACGTCGAGCTCGCTGCAGACGACGACGTGGTCGACGTCGGCCGCCACGCGGCGCTGCACCGCGTCCCAGCGGCGCTCGTCGACGACGTCGAAGCCACGCGAGGTCGCCCACCGGGCCAGCGCCGCGGCGCGGCCCTTGGGCCCGTCGCCGGGATCGATCCGGGGCGGGATGCGGCGCCGGAGCCGCATCGACAGGTTCTCCAGGTTGTCGAAGTCGACGATCGCCGGCGTCCCCCCGAACAGGTCGTGGGTCGGCGACCAGGCGTCGACGTGGGAGTACCACACCAGGTCGTAGCGGTCGCGCCAGATGGCGAGCGACGCGACGAGCGCAGACCAGTCGAGCGACAGGAGCCGGCGCGGCACGTCGGCACCGAGCCAGTCCGGCAACCACTCCTTCGGGCCGGCGGGGTCGCCGATCGGCTCGGTCAGCGTGCGGGCGACGCCGGGCCACGGCGGCTGGACCGGGTCGGGCATGCCCGGGCGGAGCGGCGCCACCACGTCGACGGGCCCCGCCTGCGTGAGGCCGCCGATGATGTGGTGCAGCCGCTGTCGGTAACCATCCACGGCGGGCCATGGGTACAGTTCCGCCACCACGAGCGTGTGCAGGTCCGCGCTCCCCATCGGGTCGACCCTACCGGCCCCGAACCGACGCCACGCCCGACCCCTCCCGGCGGCGCGGCGACGACAGGAGTGCGCACCACATGGCCGAGGTCCACGTCGAACGGCGCGACGGCGTCGCCCTGCTCACCCTCGACGACCCGGCCCGCCGCAATGCGCTGTCGATGGACCTCTGCGCCGCGATCGTCGGCGCGGTCGAGGAGCTCGAGGCCGACGAGGGCATCGGCGCGCTGGTCGTGACCGGTGCGGGTCCGGCCTTCTGCGCCGGTGCGGACCTGTCGCAGCTCGGCGAGTCGCGCCGCGACGGGCTGAAGGCGATCTACGAGGGCTTCCTGCGCATCGCCCGGTCGCCCCTGCCGACGATCGCGGCGGTCAACGGCGCGGCCGTCGGCGCGGGGATGAACCTGGCGCTCGGGTGCGACGTCCGGCTCGCCGCCCGGTCGGCCCGGTTCGACACCCGCTTCCTCGACCTCGGCATCCACCCCGGCGGCGGCCACACGTGGATGTTCCAGCGCGCGGCGGGCCTGCAGGCGACGATGGCCGCCGTGGTGTTCGGTCAGGCCATCGACGGGCCGGAGGCCGAGCGGGTCGGGCTGGTGTGGCGCTGCGTCGACGACGAGGAGCTGATCGACACGGCGGTGGCGATGGCGGCACGGGCGGCGTCGGCACCCCGGGAGCTCACCCAGCGGGTGCGGGCCACCATCCTCGACGTGGCCTCGATCGACGACCACGACGAGGCCGTCGAGCGGGAGCTGGTGGACCAGCTGTGGTCGATGGACCAGCCGGCGTTCGCCGAGCGGCTGGCTGCGCTCCAGCGGAAGATCTCGTCATCGGACTGAACCGGGCCAGCGGCCGGGCGCTGGATTTCTCTGGTCCGGATCGCGACAAGGTTTGTCGCTGTGCACCCCTATATCCCGGTCAGAGGAGCCAGTTGGTGACCAGCTCGTCCCGGCGGACGTCCCACTCCTCGACCGTGATCGCGTACCGGATGTGGTCCTCCCACACCCCGTTGATCTCGAGGTAGCGCTCGGCGACGCCCTCGGGCCGGATCCCGAGCTTCTCCACCACGCGCCGGCTCGCGCCGTTGCGGGGGATGATCGAGATCTGCACCCGGTGCAGGAGCAGCTGCTCGAAGCAGAACCGCAGCACCGCCACGACCGACTCGGGCATGTAGCCCCGGCCGGCCAGCGACTCGTCGATCCAGTACCCGACGTACGCGCTCTGGTGGGCCCCGCGGTGGATCGAGTTCACGTTGATCTCGCCGGCGAACTCGCCGTCCACGAAGATCCCGAACCCGTAGCCCGTCCCGAGCTGGATCTCCCGCATCCGCACCGAGCAGCGCGACGAGAACGCGGCGCGGTCCTCGACCGTGTCGGGCTGGCCCGGGATCCGGCGCGGCTCCCACTTCGTGAGCCAGTCGTTGCACCGCCGGCGCACCTCGCGCCACGAGTCGAAGTCGTGCACGCTCAGCGGCCGCAGGAGGACGCGACGACCGGTGAGCGTCACCGGTGCGATCGTCGGATCCGGCAGTGGCTTGCGGCGCAGCACCGGCGGAGCATACCGACAGGCGCCACGGGAACCGGTCCCGGAGCACCGACGCCGCCACCCCCCTCCCTCGGGCGACGGCCGCCTCAGACCGGGTCGAGCAGCGACATGACGAGGCCGTCGAGGATGTCCGACTCGGACACCAGGCACTCCTCGAACCCGTAGGTCCGGAACAGCTGGACGAGCACGCAGCAACCGCCGACGATCACGTCGGCCCGCTCCCGCTCGAGGCCCGGGTTGTGCACCCGATCGGCGAGCGGCTCGGTGGCGAGCGTGCGGAACACGTCCTCGACCGCCT includes:
- a CDS encoding LLM class flavin-dependent oxidoreductase; this encodes MTEPSPDSPTVERSPIAVHWFLPTGGDSRDVVPSSPQGSRAPSHSYLAQIATACDQLGFDAVLTPCGTGCEDAWISTASLIPLTQRLRFLVAFRPGLLNPTQAAQMAATYQQMSGGRLLVNIVIGAEPSELARFGDFRPKDDRYRRAGEFLTILRGALMSESFDFEGEFYRVERATTRNSPVTPPAIFFGGASDAAEQVAARHVDTYLAWGEPPEMVAQRVERMRALAAEADRPSDRPLEFGIRFHVITRDTADEAWDEAARLLRGMDPEAVAAARADFAATASVGQQRMAELHQGTDGVPDDPRALEISPNLWAGVGLVRGGAGTVLVGSHQEVADRIEEYHRIGFREFILSGYPHLEEAWRVGDGLLPELRSRGLLGPAPDVAAEKVFTFR
- a CDS encoding glutamine amidotransferase-related protein, coding for MSGDGPTGDRLRVGLLLCDHLDPGPAAVAGDYTELYPAAFAPHGLDIRIYEATAGELPADLDECDAWMTSGSRRSAYEDEGWIHDVRDLIARLAEERRPHAGICFGHQLTALALGGDVERADVGWGVGGRTFDVVAPAPWMDDVDRFTILMSHRDQVTRMPDGAELVATADYCPVGAYRLDDHVFCVQGHPEFVPGLSATLMEMRREVIGPEVVDAGLASLAPPAPELDQDRVAGWIARFYRQALDRS
- a CDS encoding Lrp/AsnC family transcriptional regulator; this encodes MPDQLVDEIDAELIRHLQVDGRRPYTQLAKEVGLSEAAVRQRVQRLLEHGVMQIVAVTDPLQLGLLRQAMVLIKVEGDVREVAAQLEKFEEVDYLVLTAGTVDILAEVFVPDDQALLSLLNDRIRKVPGVVGTESVIYLQLTKQTYTWNVP
- a CDS encoding lysophospholipid acyltransferase family protein, with the protein product MPSAEGPEEGVVERDELTDLESVELASQLAEPARTPTRALVPVPSTDVEPDDGEGPDVRMSDVDEWGRSENMRALARRLYDPIYRQWFRAEWDGLEKIPTEGGALLVANHAAAIPSDAPVIMHGIEEELGRPVYGLADNLFRRIPVVGTLWSRLGGVPGHPDNAYRLLAEQGQLVLDFPEGVKGPAKTWNERYQLRRFGRGGFVEIAMRAGVPVVPIAVVGAEESMPTLVRVPHLASVIGIPYAPVTANMLMFGPAGVAVYLPAKFKLRVLDPVHFDVPPDQDRYSRSRVMDESEAIRDRIQAALYDMLRQRRSVWFG
- a CDS encoding NAD-dependent epimerase/dehydratase family protein, translated to MSLDRGRTRPSRVLVTGLGTFWGGRVAQALETDENVDVIVGLDTTEPTVELERTEYVRVDANYSILARIVRAAQIDTIIHTFLVVDPTQMSQRATHEINVIGTMNLFAAASAPSSTVRSVIVKSSTMVYGCSAADPIWFTESSARSGVPRTPVERSLDAVEGYVRDFAEDNPHVNVALLRFSNVIGADIETPLTRALDLPFVPSLAGFDPRFQFVHEDDVIRSILFALDHDLPGVYNVAGDGLLPWSEVAAICGKRTIALPPYGTGLLTAPLARLGIVDLPEEYRLLLRYGRGVDNRRLKDLGFRYEYTSAEAVRAFIEAVRLRRTVGDAAPVYRYERDVEQFFRHSPAVVRD
- a CDS encoding glycosyltransferase, which gives rise to MDGYRQRLHHIIGGLTQAGPVDVVAPLRPGMPDPVQPPWPGVARTLTEPIGDPAGPKEWLPDWLGADVPRRLLSLDWSALVASLAIWRDRYDLVWYSHVDAWSPTHDLFGGTPAIVDFDNLENLSMRLRRRIPPRIDPGDGPKGRAAALARWATSRGFDVVDERRWDAVQRRVAADVDHVVVCSELDVARSGCANAVVVPNGAEPPVEVRSDRTELRGDVPVLLFVGALDYEPNTEAMSWFLREVWPIVRAGRPDVVVHVVGRGAEALGSEAHAEGVELLGTVADLQAELDRADVSIVPIRVGAGTRLKVIEALANHLPIVTTTVGSEGIAVEDGRTALMADDATTFAGAVLRLVADGELRQHLADEGRVLFDEHYTWAGIRDDVERLARDTVAAAASTTSG
- a CDS encoding enoyl-CoA hydratase codes for the protein MAEVHVERRDGVALLTLDDPARRNALSMDLCAAIVGAVEELEADEGIGALVVTGAGPAFCAGADLSQLGESRRDGLKAIYEGFLRIARSPLPTIAAVNGAAVGAGMNLALGCDVRLAARSARFDTRFLDLGIHPGGGHTWMFQRAAGLQATMAAVVFGQAIDGPEAERVGLVWRCVDDEELIDTAVAMAARAASAPRELTQRVRATILDVASIDDHDEAVERELVDQLWSMDQPAFAERLAALQRKISSSD
- a CDS encoding GNAT family N-acetyltransferase, yielding MLRRKPLPDPTIAPVTLTGRRVLLRPLSVHDFDSWREVRRRCNDWLTKWEPRRIPGQPDTVEDRAAFSSRCSVRMREIQLGTGYGFGIFVDGEFAGEINVNSIHRGAHQSAYVGYWIDESLAGRGYMPESVVAVLRFCFEQLLLHRVQISIIPRNGASRRVVEKLGIRPEGVAERYLEINGVWEDHIRYAITVEEWDVRRDELVTNWLL